The nucleotide window TACACGACCACGCCGAAGAAGCCGAACTCGGCCCTGCGGAAGGTGGCGCGCGTGCGGCTCACGAACGGAATGGAGGTCACCACCTACATCCCCGGCGAAGGGCACAACCTTCAGGAGCACTCCATCGTGCTGATCCGGGGTGGACGAGTGAAGGATCTGCCGGGTGTCCGCTACCACGTGGTGCGCGGAACATTGGATACCGTCGGCGTGGAAGCAAGGCGTCAGGGGCGCTCGAAGTACGGCGCCAAGAGACCCAAGTAGCTTTAAGGGCTGGAACAGAGGACGAGCCAAATGTCCAGAAGGCAGCGGGTAAACAAAAGACAGGTGCTGCCCGATCCGAAATTCAAGGATCGGCTGGTGGCCAAGTTCATCAATAACCTCATGTTCGAGGGCAAGAAGAGCATCGCCGAGCGCGTTTTTTATGAGGCGTTGAACATGGTGGAAGACAAGATGAAAGAAGACCCGCTCAAGGTGTTCAAGCGGGCGATCGACAACGTCAAACCCGCGCTGGAGGTCCGCTCCCGCCGCGTGGGCGGCGCGACCTATCAGGTGCCTGTCGAGGTTCGGCCCGATCGCCGGACCGCTCTGAGCATTCGGTGGATGATACAGAATGCCCGCGAGCGCGACCGGCGGATCACACTGGGGCTCGCCGCGGAGATCATAGATGCCGCCAACAACACCGGTGGCGCCGTACGCGTCCGGGAGAATACCCACCGGATGGCGGATGCCAATAAGGCGTTTGCACACTATCGCTGGTAGTTTCGTCTGAGAGGAAGGATTCACCGTGCCGAGGAAGATCGCACTCGAGAAGATTCGCAATATCGGCATCATGGCGCACATTGATGCCGGCAAGACCACCACGACCGAGCGAATCCTCTACTACACGGGCCGTACCCACAAGATGGGCGAGGTGCACGAAGGCGCCGCCACGATGGACTGGATGGCGCAGGAGCAGGAGCGCGGCATCACCATCACATCGGCGGCGACCACCTGCGAGTGGAACGGCCACATCATCAATATCATCGATACGACGGGCCATGTGGATTTC belongs to bacterium and includes:
- the rpsL gene encoding 30S ribosomal protein S12, yielding MPTINQLIRKGRKRVRAKTDSPALRSCPQKRGVCVRVYTTTPKKPNSALRKVARVRLTNGMEVTTYIPGEGHNLQEHSIVLIRGGRVKDLPGVRYHVVRGTLDTVGVEARRQGRSKYGAKRPK
- the rpsG gene encoding 30S ribosomal protein S7, with protein sequence MSRRQRVNKRQVLPDPKFKDRLVAKFINNLMFEGKKSIAERVFYEALNMVEDKMKEDPLKVFKRAIDNVKPALEVRSRRVGGATYQVPVEVRPDRRTALSIRWMIQNARERDRRITLGLAAEIIDAANNTGGAVRVRENTHRMADANKAFAHYRW
- a CDS encoding GTP-binding protein; translated protein: MPRKIALEKIRNIGIMAHIDAGKTTTTERILYYTGRTHKMGEVHEGAATMDWMAQEQERGITITSAATTCEWNGHIINIIDTTGHVDF